A single Actinomadura algeriensis DNA region contains:
- a CDS encoding ATP-binding protein — protein MVWGPGYGSAPPPSPRRGHDPFAEAERDTRAMVAAAWWPSAAQQQRQHSIGGRMLVLPDGTWWLFGAWARWYRLHPSDGQWYLCPPPRTPAVRMAARPAQQGGGRIPDLPPHVVPAGPDFAYDPPPGLPFVGHGFATDLTAGVAATVQSAAALPAAEYPHWWTQFTPDTPSTVAAAWGVMLWCAPAPAFDARLDPQMLDLWKPYRAAPLPDVDGPRWLTPPTLESLVGLYAERLRASRVDAAVVVLRTMWAVANALREDVRFQTRADALLAILGTTLANPTVDYDALPYGDQAIVQQWLTRCPPHLVPALRNESSPGDDLRHAFYTLSEVIADLSGDPADPAYIEPRLVAAALLAADLAVVRRDVAGSIVPWLDPEIRYTVQAVTDQQGHPLRRLWPDDMRLPEPLRSAAGSGPGAESLLAAMYEVDLAWCRLGGMPARPRGFPVPTAVVAGIIGRNRARATASSPTHTSTPRPAMPPPASALQSQPGLAPGAAPNPPGPAQPDRPFVQPPAERAWESPAEDRDEAAPPYTELGFGPSAVPPSGGGPAGWSNQPVPPPRGPGRGSGGEVVPSAMPGGDGRGAGWAPPDAGRDGRVAGRGSGGEAAASAMPGMPPVPGSGQDERGAGWGSPDAGRDGHGPGAPGLPPGPGQDERGAAMPGMPPVPGPDERGAGASGDEPGGPAAPPYTELGFQPSAGAMQGAQPPQPGGAGWPGEGAGAARGAGGAGPAPVPAWPGEDADGPVPSGAGMGQPVGSAMPGDEPGDPAAPPYTELGFQPSAGAMGGAQPPPRGAVPPPPGAVPAWPGEDADGPVRSAPGMAQPVGSAMPGPGAAAVPPPGAQVGPPGGFDPHSTRVEGGPPASGPPASGPPAGGPPVGRPPGTRILGPGDMDEQEATAPDAGPGTRVMSETMVGNFDFLDDTPSPETPVHQIPPPRDRSERRAMERFGIGYVSGGHDTVVLLDELREQAVELTAPAGAGFEETRVDGAPSTIRSGTPGVLLVGAPHSGQRRLARLIALTLADGGLGDGTVRAHDAEDVRDAPGERIGELLAAPGPLVLFERLGAAIADAADPVAMAGAVRRARRDPVNTTPVVATCEPRAYKRLLQEHPKLVQAFRVHRMPDFSDVDTRMTLLHLLAEERRVTVGAQALEQVRADLERLRGPGDLVNARLVETYLDQACRRNMQRAGASHDRLVLTPDDLAGVAEGIEPALRPPGDIDVHLNRLDALTGLADVKAAVRELAEEARVAADRARHGVPTPGARNLLFTGPSGTGKTTVAGLLGGVYAALGLLGSGHVVGCRPVHLAGRDEADVRRRVGGMVEQALGGVLLIQESHLLGRVPAVVRELLREMGERRGRFLVVCSGPAEETERFLAGHPAFRAEFVRTLEFTGMGDRDLMRLFLTYAERDLYMLDEELKVELLARLERMRDDPSFAYARTVRALFEATVARQAARLAGADVNAATVSRLTARDLPESPLEQMMGDFRNG, from the coding sequence GTGGTGTGGGGACCGGGCTATGGCAGTGCTCCGCCGCCCAGCCCCCGGCGGGGGCATGATCCGTTCGCGGAGGCCGAGCGCGACACGCGCGCGATGGTGGCCGCCGCGTGGTGGCCGTCGGCGGCGCAGCAGCAGCGGCAGCATTCGATCGGCGGGCGCATGCTCGTGCTGCCCGACGGCACGTGGTGGCTGTTCGGCGCCTGGGCGCGCTGGTACCGGCTGCACCCGTCCGACGGGCAGTGGTACCTGTGCCCGCCGCCGCGCACCCCGGCCGTCCGGATGGCCGCCCGGCCCGCCCAGCAGGGCGGCGGGCGGATCCCCGACCTGCCCCCGCACGTCGTCCCCGCCGGGCCCGACTTCGCCTACGACCCGCCCCCCGGGCTCCCGTTCGTCGGCCACGGCTTCGCCACCGACCTGACGGCCGGTGTCGCCGCGACCGTCCAGTCCGCCGCCGCGCTGCCCGCCGCCGAATACCCGCACTGGTGGACGCAGTTCACGCCGGACACGCCGTCCACGGTCGCCGCCGCGTGGGGCGTCATGCTGTGGTGCGCGCCCGCGCCCGCCTTCGACGCCCGGCTCGACCCGCAGATGCTCGACCTGTGGAAGCCCTACCGCGCGGCCCCGCTGCCCGACGTCGACGGCCCCCGCTGGCTCACCCCGCCCACCCTCGAATCCCTCGTCGGCCTCTACGCCGAACGCCTCCGCGCCAGCCGGGTGGACGCCGCCGTCGTCGTCCTGCGCACGATGTGGGCCGTCGCGAACGCCCTGCGCGAGGACGTCCGGTTCCAGACCCGCGCGGACGCGCTGCTGGCGATCCTCGGCACGACCCTCGCCAACCCGACCGTCGACTACGACGCGCTCCCGTACGGCGACCAGGCGATCGTCCAGCAGTGGCTCACCCGCTGCCCGCCGCACCTCGTCCCCGCGCTCCGCAACGAGAGTTCCCCCGGCGACGACCTGCGGCACGCGTTCTACACGCTCAGCGAGGTCATCGCCGACCTGTCCGGCGACCCGGCCGACCCCGCCTACATCGAACCCCGCCTGGTCGCCGCCGCGCTCCTCGCCGCCGACCTCGCCGTCGTCCGCCGGGACGTCGCGGGCTCGATCGTCCCCTGGCTGGACCCGGAGATCCGCTACACGGTGCAGGCGGTCACCGACCAGCAGGGCCACCCGCTGCGCCGCCTCTGGCCCGACGACATGCGGCTCCCCGAACCGCTGCGCTCCGCCGCCGGATCCGGCCCCGGCGCCGAATCCCTCCTCGCGGCCATGTACGAGGTGGATCTCGCCTGGTGCCGCCTTGGAGGCATGCCCGCGCGCCCCCGCGGCTTCCCCGTCCCCACTGCGGTCGTCGCCGGAATCATCGGCCGCAACCGCGCGCGCGCCACCGCGTCCTCGCCCACCCACACGTCCACCCCACGTCCCGCGATGCCGCCCCCGGCGTCCGCGCTGCAGAGCCAGCCCGGACTCGCCCCGGGCGCCGCCCCGAACCCGCCCGGCCCCGCCCAGCCCGACCGCCCGTTCGTCCAGCCCCCGGCCGAACGCGCATGGGAGAGCCCCGCCGAGGACCGCGACGAGGCCGCACCCCCGTACACCGAACTGGGCTTCGGACCGTCCGCCGTTCCCCCGTCCGGCGGCGGCCCCGCCGGCTGGTCGAACCAACCCGTCCCACCCCCGCGCGGCCCCGGTAGGGGCTCGGGCGGCGAGGTCGTGCCTTCCGCGATGCCGGGTGGGGACGGACGCGGCGCCGGTTGGGCCCCGCCCGACGCGGGCCGGGACGGTCGCGTGGCCGGTCGGGGCTCGGGCGGCGAGGCCGCGGCCTCCGCGATGCCGGGCATGCCGCCGGTGCCGGGGTCCGGGCAGGACGAGCGCGGCGCCGGTTGGGGTTCGCCGGACGCGGGTCGGGACGGCCATGGGCCGGGAGCACCGGGCCTGCCGCCGGGGCCCGGGCAGGACGAGCGCGGCGCGGCGATGCCGGGCATGCCGCCGGTGCCGGGACCGGACGAGCGCGGTGCCGGGGCGTCCGGGGACGAGCCGGGCGGACCGGCCGCGCCGCCGTACACCGAGCTGGGGTTCCAGCCGTCGGCCGGTGCGATGCAGGGTGCCCAACCGCCTCAGCCGGGCGGCGCCGGGTGGCCCGGCGAGGGCGCGGGCGCCGCGCGTGGTGCGGGCGGCGCCGGTCCGGCGCCGGTGCCCGCGTGGCCGGGCGAGGACGCGGACGGGCCCGTCCCGTCCGGTGCGGGCATGGGGCAGCCGGTCGGTTCGGCCATGCCGGGAGACGAACCGGGCGATCCGGCCGCGCCCCCGTACACGGAGCTGGGGTTCCAGCCGTCGGCCGGTGCGATGGGCGGCGCGCAGCCGCCTCCGCGGGGCGCGGTGCCGCCTCCGCCGGGCGCGGTGCCCGCGTGGCCGGGCGAGGACGCGGACGGACCCGTCCGGTCGGCTCCGGGCATGGCGCAACCGGTCGGTTCGGCCATGCCGGGCCCGGGAGCGGCGGCGGTGCCTCCACCGGGCGCGCAGGTCGGGCCGCCCGGCGGGTTCGACCCCCACTCGACGCGCGTGGAAGGCGGCCCACCGGCGAGCGGCCCACCGGCGAGCGGCCCACCCGCAGGCGGCCCGCCCGTGGGCCGTCCCCCGGGGACGCGGATCCTCGGGCCCGGGGACATGGACGAGCAGGAGGCCACCGCGCCCGACGCCGGTCCGGGCACCCGGGTCATGTCGGAGACGATGGTCGGGAACTTCGACTTCCTGGACGACACGCCGTCGCCCGAGACGCCCGTCCACCAGATCCCGCCGCCGCGCGACCGCAGCGAGCGGCGCGCGATGGAGCGGTTCGGCATCGGGTACGTGTCCGGCGGGCACGACACGGTGGTGCTGCTCGACGAGCTCCGCGAGCAGGCGGTGGAGCTGACCGCGCCGGCGGGCGCGGGGTTCGAGGAGACCCGGGTGGACGGTGCGCCGAGCACGATCCGGTCGGGCACTCCCGGGGTGCTGCTGGTGGGCGCGCCCCACTCGGGGCAGCGCAGGCTCGCGCGGCTGATCGCGCTGACGCTCGCGGACGGCGGGCTCGGGGACGGGACGGTGCGGGCGCACGACGCCGAGGACGTCCGGGACGCGCCGGGCGAGCGGATCGGGGAGCTCCTCGCGGCGCCGGGGCCGCTGGTGCTGTTCGAGCGGCTCGGCGCGGCGATCGCCGACGCGGCGGATCCGGTCGCGATGGCGGGGGCGGTCCGGCGGGCGCGCCGGGACCCGGTGAACACGACGCCGGTGGTGGCGACGTGCGAGCCGCGCGCGTACAAGCGGCTGCTGCAGGAGCACCCGAAGCTGGTGCAGGCGTTCCGGGTGCACCGGATGCCCGATTTCTCCGACGTGGACACCCGGATGACGCTGCTGCACCTCCTCGCGGAGGAGCGGCGCGTGACGGTCGGGGCGCAGGCCCTCGAGCAGGTGCGGGCCGATCTGGAGCGGCTGCGGGGCCCGGGCGATCTGGTGAACGCGCGGCTCGTCGAGACGTACCTCGACCAGGCGTGCCGGCGGAACATGCAGCGGGCGGGGGCGTCGCACGACCGGCTCGTCCTCACGCCGGACGATCTGGCGGGCGTCGCCGAGGGCATCGAGCCGGCGCTGCGCCCACCGGGGGACATCGACGTCCACCTGAACCGGCTGGACGCGCTGACCGGGCTCGCGGACGTGAAGGCGGCGGTGCGGGAGCTGGCCGAGGAGGCGCGGGTCGCGGCGGACCGGGCGCGGCACGGGGTGCCGACGCCGGGCGCGCGGAACCTGCTGTTCACGGGCCCGTCCGGGACGGGCAAGACGACCGTGGCGGGGCTGCTCGGCGGCGTCTACGCGGCGCTGGGCCTGCTCGGGTCCGGGCATGTGGTGGGCTGCCGTCCGGTGCACCTGGCCGGACGGGACGAGGCGGACGTGCGGCGCCGCGTGGGCGGGATGGTCGAGCAGGCGCTCGGCGGCGTGCTGCTGATCCAGGAGTCGCATCTGCTGGGCCGGGTCCCGGCGGTGGTGCGGGAGCTGCTGCGCGAGATGGGCGAGCGGCGCGGCCGGTTCCTCGTGGTGTGCTCGGGCCCGGCGGAGGAGACGGAGCGGTTCCTCGCGGGCCATCCGGCGTTCCGTGCCGAGTTCGTCCGGACGCTGGAGTTCACCGGGATGGGCGACCGCGACCTGATGCGGTTGTTCCTGACGTACGCCGAGCGCGACCTGTACATGCTGGACGAGGAGCTGAAGGTCGAGCTGCTGGCGCGGCTGGAGCGGATGCGCGACGATCCGTCGTTCGCCTACGCCCGGACGGTCCGCGCGCTGTTCGAGGCGACGGTGGCGCGGCAGGCGGCGCGGCTGGCGGGCGCGGACGTCAACGCGGCGACGGTGTCCCGGCTGACCGCCCGTGACCTGCCGGAATCGCCGCTGGAGCAGATGATGGGCGACTTCCGGAACGGCTAG
- a CDS encoding DUF47 domain-containing protein, whose translation MRLRLTPREDSFYDMFADSANNLVTGARLLVELISDGADRPAIAEKMRACEHACDESTHAIMRRLNETFITPFDREDIYRLASTLDDVMDEMEEAADLVVLYKIDEFPKEIVHMVEVLERAAELTAEAMPRLRSMKELNEYWIEINRLENQGDQVYRKLLAHLFNNGDHDTLMVMKMKQVIDRLEEAADAFESVANTVETIAVKES comes from the coding sequence GTGCGCTTGCGTCTCACGCCGCGTGAGGACAGCTTCTACGACATGTTCGCCGACTCGGCGAACAACCTGGTCACCGGCGCCAGGCTGCTCGTGGAGCTCATCAGTGACGGCGCCGACCGGCCGGCGATCGCGGAGAAGATGCGCGCATGCGAGCACGCGTGCGACGAGTCCACTCATGCGATCATGCGCCGGCTCAACGAAACGTTCATCACCCCGTTCGACCGGGAGGACATCTACCGGCTCGCCTCAACGCTCGACGACGTCATGGACGAGATGGAGGAGGCCGCGGACCTCGTCGTCCTGTACAAGATCGACGAGTTCCCCAAGGAGATCGTCCACATGGTCGAGGTCCTGGAGCGCGCCGCCGAACTGACCGCGGAGGCCATGCCGCGCCTGCGGTCGATGAAGGAGCTCAACGAGTACTGGATCGAGATCAACCGGCTGGAGAACCAGGGCGACCAGGTCTACCGCAAGCTCCTGGCGCACCTGTTCAACAACGGTGACCACGACACCCTCATGGTCATGAAGATGAAGCAGGTCATCGACCGGCTCGAGGAGGCCGCGGACGCCTTCGAGAGCGTGGCCAACACGGTCGAGACCATCGCGGTCAAGGAATCATGA
- a CDS encoding inorganic phosphate transporter, with product MSAPQEPPGRGDRTGRDVGGKVGAVLTEPGRADAEPKPGEQARRGPIGFWPLLALGLLIVIITGALGLRSEAQTAVLIVVVLIALGFDYTNGFHDAANAIATSVSTRALTPRAALLMAAVMNLVGALLGVEVAKTVSEVITPPDGLHGLTVVAAGVLGAITWNMITWYFGLPSSSSHALIGGVVGAGVASASAVSWETVVDKVAIPMVISPVVGFGLTYLVMVAILWIFRRANPGRIGRRFRIAQSLSAASMALGHGLQDAQKTMGIIVLALVTTGHSDGSSVPLWVIVACAGALSLGTYAGGWRIMRTLGRKVIELDPPKGFAAEATASMILYATAYIWHAPISTTHTITSCIMGAGATKRLSAVRWGVAGNIVTAWVLTMPAAALVAALVYWIVHLFGA from the coding sequence ATGAGCGCTCCGCAGGAGCCGCCCGGCCGAGGCGACCGCACCGGCCGCGACGTCGGCGGGAAGGTCGGTGCGGTACTGACCGAGCCCGGACGGGCGGACGCCGAGCCGAAGCCGGGCGAGCAGGCCCGGCGCGGGCCGATCGGGTTCTGGCCGCTGCTGGCGCTCGGGCTGCTGATCGTCATCATCACCGGGGCCCTCGGGCTGCGGTCGGAGGCGCAGACGGCCGTCCTCATCGTGGTCGTGCTGATCGCGCTGGGCTTCGACTACACCAACGGGTTCCACGACGCCGCCAACGCGATCGCGACGTCGGTGTCCACGCGGGCCTTGACACCACGGGCCGCGCTGCTGATGGCGGCCGTGATGAACCTGGTGGGCGCGCTGCTCGGCGTCGAGGTCGCCAAGACCGTCAGCGAGGTGATCACGCCGCCGGACGGCCTGCACGGTCTGACGGTCGTCGCGGCGGGCGTGCTGGGCGCCATCACCTGGAACATGATCACCTGGTACTTCGGGCTGCCGTCGTCGTCCTCGCACGCCCTGATCGGCGGCGTGGTCGGCGCGGGCGTCGCGTCGGCGTCGGCGGTCAGCTGGGAGACCGTCGTCGACAAGGTCGCGATCCCGATGGTGATCTCCCCGGTGGTGGGGTTCGGGCTGACGTACCTGGTCATGGTGGCGATCCTGTGGATCTTCCGCAGGGCCAATCCCGGACGGATCGGGCGCCGGTTCCGCATCGCGCAGTCGCTGTCGGCGGCGTCGATGGCCCTCGGGCACGGCCTGCAGGACGCCCAGAAGACGATGGGCATCATCGTCCTCGCGCTGGTCACGACCGGCCACTCGGACGGCTCGTCCGTCCCGCTGTGGGTCATCGTGGCCTGTGCGGGCGCGCTGTCGCTCGGCACGTACGCGGGCGGCTGGCGGATCATGCGGACGCTGGGCCGCAAGGTCATCGAACTGGACCCGCCCAAGGGGTTCGCCGCTGAAGCGACCGCATCGATGATTTTGTACGCGACCGCCTACATCTGGCACGCTCCAATCTCGACGACGCACACGATCACGTCGTGCATCATGGGCGCCGGCGCGACGAAGCGGCTGTCGGCCGTCCGGTGGGGCGTGGCCGGGAACATCGTCACGGCCTGGGTCCTGACGATGCCCGCGGCGGCACTGGTCGCGGCACTCGTCTACTGGATCGTGCACCTGTTCGGTGCCTGA
- the mshD gene encoding mycothiol synthase — MSELRARATLGNDEIAGALAVADAAAASDGVGALSEHSMLALRAGRPALLAVDGDAIVGYARFDPADPSGDEPASGEIVVHPAHRRRGHGRALLRAMIKEAGGPLRVWAHGDLPAAAALAAAEGFDRARALFQLRRPAADPLPAPKIADGVSLRAFRPGEDEDAWLRVNARAFADHPEQGAWTIEDVRDREAEDWFDPAGFFLAERAGRLAGFHWTKVHPGGIGEVYVVGVDPDAQGLGLGRALTLAGLHHLRDLGLDRLMLYVDESNTAAVRLYESLGFTRYAVDVMYGTGE; from the coding sequence GTGAGTGAGCTGCGGGCGCGCGCGACGCTGGGCAACGACGAGATCGCCGGTGCGCTGGCGGTGGCCGACGCCGCCGCGGCGTCCGACGGGGTCGGCGCGCTGTCGGAGCACTCGATGCTCGCCCTGCGCGCCGGACGTCCCGCGCTGCTCGCCGTCGACGGCGACGCGATCGTCGGCTATGCCCGCTTCGACCCCGCGGACCCGTCCGGGGACGAGCCGGCGTCCGGGGAGATCGTCGTGCACCCCGCGCACCGGCGCCGGGGGCACGGGCGCGCGCTGCTGCGCGCGATGATCAAGGAGGCGGGCGGCCCGCTGCGCGTGTGGGCGCACGGCGACCTGCCCGCGGCCGCCGCGCTCGCCGCGGCCGAAGGGTTCGACCGCGCCCGCGCCCTGTTCCAGCTGCGCCGTCCCGCCGCCGACCCGCTCCCGGCGCCGAAGATCGCCGACGGCGTGTCGCTGCGCGCGTTCCGTCCCGGCGAGGACGAGGACGCGTGGCTGCGGGTGAACGCGCGCGCGTTCGCCGACCACCCCGAGCAGGGCGCCTGGACGATCGAGGACGTGCGCGACCGCGAGGCCGAGGACTGGTTCGACCCCGCCGGGTTCTTCCTCGCCGAGCGCGCCGGCCGGCTCGCCGGGTTCCACTGGACGAAGGTGCACCCCGGCGGCATCGGCGAGGTGTACGTGGTGGGCGTCGACCCGGACGCGCAGGGCCTCGGCCTCGGCCGCGCGCTGACGCTCGCGGGCCTGCACCACCTGCGCGACCTGGGCCTCGACCGGCTGATGCTGTACGTCGACGAGTCGAACACCGCGGCCGTCCGGCTCTACGAGTCGCTCGGCTTCACCAGGTACGCCGTGGACGTCATGTACGGGACCGGCGAGTAA
- the pstS gene encoding phosphate ABC transporter substrate-binding protein PstS: MKNGSRLAALSGVVVAGALALSACGSDANQTEAAANAPEAGSIDCAEGSVNAAGSSAQKNAVEEWSKAFAAACPGATLNYNPTGSGAGIQAFTEGQVSFAGSDSALDEEEKAAAQQRCEGSPALNLPMVVGPVAVAYNVEGVDSLKLDSPTLAKIFAGEVTKWNAPEIAEQNEGVTLPDTDIKPVYRSDESGTTDNFTDYLKATAGDVWKWEPAKKWPNDAGQGANGSDGVTQLVKSTAGSISYVEYSYAKNNSLNTVSVKNGAGEYTELTPESASKGVAGAKIVGTGNDVELEIDYTAKEAGAYPIVLVTYEVACEKGLPAEQAKFVKSFLTYTSSADGQKILTDIGYAPLPQAVLTKVQASVKALS, encoded by the coding sequence GTGAAGAACGGTTCCCGACTTGCCGCCCTGAGCGGCGTGGTCGTCGCGGGGGCGCTTGCCCTGTCCGCCTGCGGGAGCGATGCCAACCAGACCGAGGCCGCCGCGAACGCGCCGGAGGCCGGCTCGATCGACTGCGCCGAGGGCAGCGTCAACGCCGCCGGTTCGAGCGCGCAGAAGAACGCGGTCGAGGAGTGGTCCAAGGCTTTCGCCGCCGCGTGCCCCGGCGCCACCCTGAACTACAACCCGACCGGCTCGGGCGCCGGCATCCAGGCGTTCACCGAGGGTCAGGTGTCCTTCGCCGGCTCCGACTCCGCGCTGGACGAGGAGGAGAAGGCCGCCGCGCAGCAGCGCTGCGAGGGCAGCCCGGCGCTGAACCTGCCGATGGTCGTCGGCCCGGTCGCCGTCGCCTACAACGTCGAGGGCGTCGACTCCCTCAAGCTCGACTCCCCGACCCTCGCCAAGATCTTCGCGGGCGAGGTCACCAAGTGGAACGCTCCGGAGATCGCCGAGCAGAACGAGGGCGTCACCCTGCCCGACACCGACATCAAGCCGGTGTACCGCTCGGACGAGTCCGGCACGACCGACAACTTCACCGACTACCTGAAGGCCACCGCGGGCGACGTCTGGAAGTGGGAGCCCGCCAAGAAGTGGCCGAACGACGCCGGCCAGGGCGCCAACGGCTCCGACGGCGTCACCCAGCTGGTGAAGAGCACGGCCGGGAGCATCTCCTACGTCGAGTACTCCTACGCCAAGAACAACTCGCTCAACACCGTCTCGGTGAAGAACGGCGCCGGTGAGTACACCGAGCTGACCCCCGAGAGCGCCTCCAAGGGCGTCGCGGGCGCGAAGATCGTCGGCACCGGCAACGACGTCGAGCTCGAGATCGACTACACCGCCAAGGAGGCCGGGGCCTACCCGATCGTCCTGGTGACGTACGAGGTCGCCTGTGAGAAGGGCCTGCCCGCCGAGCAGGCCAAGTTCGTCAAGTCCTTCCTGACCTACACGTCCAGCGCGGACGGTCAGAAGATCCTCACCGACATCGGCTACGCCCCGCTCCCGCAGGCGGTGCTGACCAAGGTCCAGGCGTCCGTGAAGGCCCTGTCCTGA
- the pstC gene encoding phosphate ABC transporter permease subunit PstC, whose translation MSTGRAGDKLFVSAARGSGLIVLAIVAAIAVFLIWKAIPALRENEASFLTSEEWNPNANPAEFGIAQLAYGTIMSSLIAMVIATPIAIGIALFISFYAPRRLASGLGYIVDLLAAVPSIVYGLWGLIFLSEYMDDAGEFLSTLLGWIPLFSTDSPGRNSMFAAGVVLAIMILPIISSISREVFLQVPQANVEASLALGATRWEMIRMSVLPYGRSGMIGASMLGLGRALGETIAVAMVLTFVPGINWSILENGGNTFAANIANSFAEASETGRGALVASGLVLFVITLLVNMAARAVVARRKEFV comes from the coding sequence ATGAGCACCGGCCGGGCCGGTGACAAGCTGTTCGTCTCCGCGGCCCGCGGCTCGGGCCTGATCGTGCTGGCGATCGTCGCCGCCATCGCCGTCTTCCTCATCTGGAAGGCCATCCCCGCGCTGCGGGAGAACGAGGCGAGCTTCCTCACCAGTGAGGAGTGGAATCCCAACGCGAACCCGGCCGAGTTCGGCATCGCGCAGCTGGCCTACGGCACGATCATGTCGTCGCTGATCGCGATGGTCATCGCGACGCCGATCGCGATCGGCATCGCGCTGTTCATCTCGTTCTACGCGCCGCGGCGGCTGGCGTCCGGGCTCGGCTACATCGTCGACCTGCTCGCCGCCGTGCCCAGCATCGTCTACGGACTCTGGGGCCTGATCTTCCTGTCCGAGTACATGGACGACGCCGGCGAGTTCCTCAGCACCCTGCTCGGCTGGATCCCGCTGTTCTCCACCGACAGCCCCGGCCGGAACTCGATGTTCGCCGCCGGAGTCGTCCTCGCCATCATGATCCTGCCGATCATCTCCTCCATCTCCCGCGAGGTGTTCCTGCAGGTCCCGCAGGCGAACGTGGAGGCGTCCCTCGCCCTCGGCGCCACCCGCTGGGAGATGATCCGGATGTCGGTGCTGCCCTACGGGCGCTCCGGCATGATCGGCGCCTCCATGCTCGGCCTCGGCCGCGCGCTCGGCGAGACGATCGCCGTCGCGATGGTGCTGACCTTCGTGCCCGGCATCAACTGGAGCATCCTCGAGAACGGCGGCAACACCTTCGCCGCCAACATCGCGAACAGCTTCGCCGAGGCGTCCGAGACCGGCCGCGGCGCCCTCGTCGCCTCCGGCCTCGTCCTGTTCGTGATCACGCTGCTCGTCAACATGGCCGCCCGCGCGGTCGTCGCGCGCCGCAAGGAGTTCGTGTGA
- the pstA gene encoding phosphate ABC transporter permease PstA — MTSPSLTKQTGPSLTSVSASRKIKDRVVQGLVYLAFALAVIPLVSVLWTVVVNGLERLDPTFFQYSMNAVSGIDEGGGAYHAIIGTLMQVAITTLIAVPVSVLTAIYLVEYAGNGRLGKVISFFVDVMIGIPSIVAGLFVLALWLLTFGFEYSGFAGSLALVILMIPTVTRSAEEMLKLVPNDLREASFALGVPRWRTILFVVLPTAMNGIVTGVMLAVARVMGETAPLLLTIFFTKAINNNPFDGPQGSLPTFIWEQAGDPNQNSLDRAWTGALVLIGLIMLLNLVARLIARRRSPADR; from the coding sequence GTGACCTCGCCGTCCCTCACCAAGCAGACCGGCCCGAGCCTGACGTCGGTCTCCGCGTCCCGCAAGATCAAGGACCGGGTCGTCCAGGGCCTGGTCTACCTGGCGTTCGCGCTCGCGGTCATCCCGCTCGTCTCCGTCCTGTGGACGGTCGTCGTCAACGGCCTCGAGCGCCTCGACCCGACGTTCTTCCAGTACTCCATGAACGCGGTCAGCGGCATCGATGAGGGCGGCGGCGCCTACCACGCCATCATCGGCACCCTCATGCAGGTCGCGATCACCACCTTGATCGCGGTGCCGGTCTCCGTGCTCACCGCCATCTACCTGGTCGAGTACGCGGGCAACGGCCGCCTCGGCAAGGTGATCAGCTTCTTCGTCGACGTCATGATCGGCATCCCGTCGATCGTCGCGGGCCTGTTCGTCCTCGCGCTCTGGCTGCTCACCTTCGGCTTCGAGTACTCCGGCTTCGCCGGCTCCCTCGCCCTGGTGATCCTGATGATCCCCACGGTCACCCGGTCCGCCGAGGAGATGCTCAAGCTCGTCCCGAACGACCTGCGCGAGGCCTCCTTCGCCCTCGGCGTTCCGCGGTGGCGCACCATCCTGTTCGTCGTCCTGCCCACCGCGATGAACGGCATCGTCACCGGCGTCATGCTCGCCGTCGCCCGCGTCATGGGCGAGACCGCGCCGCTCCTCCTCACGATCTTCTTCACGAAGGCGATCAACAACAACCCCTTCGACGGCCCCCAGGGCTCGCTGCCCACCTTCATCTGGGAGCAGGCCGGCGACCCGAACCAGAACTCGCTGGACCGCGCCTGGACCGGCGCGCTCGTCCTGATCGGCCTGATCATGCTGCTGAACCTGGTGGCACGGCTGATCGCCCGGCGCCGTTCCCCCGCCGACCGCTGA